The Oncorhynchus nerka isolate Pitt River linkage group LG11, Oner_Uvic_2.0, whole genome shotgun sequence genome includes the window ttttccatgtggtttctttcTTCACAaactccatgaaatgatgacctcttcctaaatactTGGTCAAATGATTTTTTTTGTGTATGCTTTTTTTTTGTGTATGCTTTCCTAGAAACACTGGTGGCTCAACTTAACcctttggctcaatttaccccactctcctctaccCATTGTTTCAAATAACACCGCTGACCCTCACTAGCTTGCGAAAACTGTAAAGGTTGGTGCATTCATAGTTAATGAACGAcatttgcagagagagagagagagagagagagagagagagagagagagagaacgagagggagagagagagagagagaaacgtctGTATCTAATCGGTTTTTAGTGCAACCATGGTTAATGGTAAACAGCTTGGATGCTAACAATGCTCCTTTAACTGGAATCTAAACAATTAACTTAACCCTACCAAGAAACAGTTCATACAGTAAACCTGGACCAAGGAGCCCATGAGGAATCACTTAACCACCCCAGGGGACATCGGAACCAGAAGTAATGGTCTTATTGCGGAGAGTTGTCCATAGTAGACTGTGAACATAATAGCCGGGAATACCTCTAGGGCCTCTGGGGTTATTTAGGGCATTGTCTGACTATTGTACCTGTAATGAGCAGAGGTGGCACCACAGGTCTCAGAGTGGTGGTTCAATTTTATTGTAACCAGGTAAAACTCCGGAACCTTGTTCTGGGGCAAGTGAACTGAGCAGCCGGGCAAATTTAGCCTGCTGTAATGTTTCCCCAGCTGATTTATTTTGGCTGAAAACCACAAAACTGTAATGAATGACAGTAGGCCTAGCCTAAAATGTATTTTTCTGGTTTATACCCATTGTTTAAGTGAAAGATTAACAATGTATTGCATTCATAgctaggggtgctgagggtgctgcagcactgGCTGATCAAATAAGAAATGCATATTAACAAGGAACTAGGCCTTTATTGCTCCTGTATGAGAAGACAGAAATACCCATCAACAGATCATTAATTTCATTAAACTAAATCAGAAGTGGTGAAAAGGGCTGAGGCAAATGTCTGCTCACCACATTACCATGGCCCTGGTAATGTGTAATGCGATAGAGAGCTCAAATATGACTATTTGCTTACACTGTGGTTATTATTTTACAatacctctccctctcgctctctctgtctctctctctctctctctgtctctgtctctctgtctctctgtgtctctgtctctctctctctctctctctctctctctctctctctctccgtctctctctctctctctctctctctgtctctctctccgtctctctctctgtctctctctctctgtctctctgtctctgtctctctctctctgtctctctgtctctgtctctctgtctctctgtctctctccatctctctctctgtctgtttctctgtctctgtctctgtctctctctgtgtctgtgtctctgtctcttgtctctgtctctctctctctctctctggccagcaGATGGAGCCAGTCTCTCTCCCACCGCAGTCCCGTGTCGCCCTCTGCGGCGGCACACATGGCAACGAGATGTCGGGCGTGTATCTGGTGAGGGAGCTGCAGAAGTTGGAGAAGGTAGGGTCGGCGACCTTGACCACAGTCATATCCAACCCGCGTGCCGTCCAAATGTGCAAACGCTACACCGACGTGGACCTCAACCGGTGTTTCACCGACGCCATACTCAGGTAAAGGTTGCCATAAGCACAAATGAAACTACACATGCAATCAGTGTGATCCATCAAGGGATAGTCCACCACAACTACAAATGTATCCTATCATCTTACCACTAACAAGTTTGGACCTGTTGGCAAATGAACTATTCAGGTGTGAACTGTATGAATCAAAGACGATATCTTACAATGCATTGTAAAGAGACAAGGAAGCATACACAAGATAATACACCAAATAATATATTCCTCCACCGCGGAGTCAGTAAATTAACAATGTGGTCATGGCAACATTTCCAGATAACTTTGTTTTGGAATATTCTGAACCTTGCAGCCTGGGTTGTTATGTGCCTGGCTATCTGAACAGTCTATTAAAGTTTTTGCATTTATGGGACTATATCATAATTCATCCTTAGTACTTCTTGATACTCAAGATTTACTCAACCCTATAGAGCTGAAGGGATGACATCCCAAAGAGTTTGGTGGCATTTACttcctcctctcagtctctcaccAGCATAGATGAGTTGTTGGTATTCTCCCATGCCAAGGCCATACACCTTTCTTCTAGTATGTtcactctctgtttctgcctctcccactcccactctctctttcgctgtctccattctctctccgTCCCTAGTTCACCTGTGACGGACGCCACTCCGTACGAGGTGAGGCGAGCCCAGGAGCTGAACACTCTACTGGGGCCCAAGGGCAGCGCGGGGGCCATGGACCTGGTGTGTGATCTCCACAACACCACAGCCAACATGGGCCTCTGTCTCATCTCCTACTCTGCCCAAGACTGGGTCATCCTGCACATCTATAGACAAATCCAGGTGAGCAGagtttcaattcaattcaatcaaATGAGGGTTAAGGACAAGGTGAAACTGATCCAAGACCTGATCTTTGAAACAACGTCCCCTTGTCCTTAGTTGTACTGCCAGCCCTCAATGTGGGCCATCAAATTGGCTCTCTATGTTGTTTTGTTTCCATGCGTGGGAATTAAGAAGGAATCTTCTTTGGATACTGTGTTAACTAacatccagacgagcttcaatgccatacaactctccttccgttgcctccaactgctcttaaatgcaagtaaaactaaatgcatgctcttcaaccaatcgctgcccgcacctgcccgcccgtccagcatcactactctggacgtttctgacttagaatatgtggacaactaccaaatacctaggtgtctggttagactgtaaactctccttccagactcacattaagcatctacaATCcagaattaaatctagaatcggcttcctattttgcaacaaagcatccttcactcatgctgccaaacataccctcgtaaaactgaccatcctaccgatcctcgacttcggcgatgtcatttagaaaatagcctccaacactctactcaacaaattggatgcagtctatcacagtgccatcgttttgtcaccaaagccccatatactacccaccattgcgacctgtacgttctcgttggctggccctcgattcatacttgtcgccaaacccactggcatcaggtcatctacaagtctctgctaggtaaagccccccttatctcagctcactggtcaccatagcagcacgcacccgtagcacgcgctccagcaggtatatctcacttgtcacccccaaagccaattcctaatttggccgcctttccttccagttctctgctgccaatgactggaacgaactgcaaaaatcactgaagctggagactcaaatctccttcactagctttaagcaccagctgtctgagcagctcacagatcactgcacttgtacatagctcatctgtaaataacccatccaatctacctcatccacatactgtatttatttatcttgctcctttgcaccccagtatctctacttgcacattcatcttctgcacatcaatcactccagtgtttaattggtatattctaattacttcgccaccatggcctatttattgtcttacctcccttattttacctcatttgcacacactgtatatagcctttttttctttttttccctactgtattattgactgtatgtttgtttattccatgtgtaactctgtgttgtatgtgtcaaactgctttgctttattcttggccaggtcgcagttgtaaatgagaacttgttctcaactagcctacctggttaaataaaggttaaataaaaaaaatctgttttaaaGGGAAAGTGGATGGTTAATCTGACTGTTGCTGTCATTGAGACAATATGCTGGTTGGAAGCATTGCTGTCTGGAAGAGGAAGGAAATGactctgtctgttgctgtctttAACCATgcttccatccacagtttttatgcgagtaaagtcacACTGTGTAACAAAAATAATGATGACAGCTGCGATGGAAACAGGAAGATTCGGTACAATTGATCAATGTTCCTTCGATATGGTGGGATTTTTTTgcgtaaaaaaaatgtattattgtAAAGATATGGCGGTGGAAACACATttaatgcgcaaatattgatgTAATAACCATCATGTataagtaaacttggagtcacacggtgatatggtgtgtggtcctcccactacgactcgggaaactatgcagtttattAGGTTACAGATGGTGAAAgtgcttgatgctcctttccaataaatatctcgggtcttattctggtgacatgatgatcgatgcttgactgccgtttgccaaataaaaaaaacatttttgctcttatccataataatcttgtaacgtagactagcctacccacatagcctacccgcactgtatctgcaagctgttgtGCGCTGCGGTTTGCTAGAGTGCGAGTGCAAGAGCATTTGCTATTTAACTCAACAGTTTTTTttagagttgaaaatgtgatggaaacgcATTGCGAAGAAAGTACATCtggtggaaacacaccactggtgggaaaatgggcatattttctttatgcagattttaAAATATTCGTATGAAACTCTGTtcccaattggatggaaacttaATTTGGCTGGCTGGACTGATTGGAGTGTATAATTTCAACATGACTTTATTACTGTCTTAAAGGGGAAGTGCATGCACCATCTGACCCGGTTTCTATGAGAAGGGCTTCATTTTACTGCTACAATCTGGGTTATATGGGAGTGTAAAGTGTTAATCTGTTGTGTTCTCAGAGGAAGATCACCTCAGCGCCAGTGAGGTTTATCCTGCTGGATCTACCACTAGCTGACGCCTACTCCCAGGACTCCCTGGGCAAGCACGGCTTCTGTAAGTGCTTGTGCTTGTGCTGTGTGTTCATAGGAAACACACCATGCAATCTTCTTCCTGTCATAGGAAACCAGTGTTTTTTTCTGTATGTTTTTCCATTTACGTGACACATGTATTCATTCTGATGCTGTCACTCCACAGCGATAGAGGTGGGACCTCAACCCCATGGTGTGGTCAGAGCCGACATCTTCAACATCATGAAGGAGGCAGTCGACCAGACACTAGATTGGGTCCAGTGCTTCAACTCAGGTACTTGAACTCCCATCAACCGTAAACATTGCTGACCCCTCACATCCCCTACACACAAGAGTACACAACCCTTGATCATCGCTACCTGGCCTACAGCCTTGGTCAAGAATAGCATTAACATCATTCATACTTACAAGCATTTAGCTCCCACgtaccaagaacagatacagttAGATTTTCTTCATGCACAAGGGCCTACCATTCAACACTATGTTGTCGTCATGGCATTTGTGGTTATTGTATTTTGTATATTTTGTCCTATCTTGTGTACTATAACTGGCCTGTGCtcttgtatataatgtatatgtatgtatcaAGACAAGTTCCCTTTCAAAAGAAATTACATTTTCGATTCTATTCTAGTCATTAACCAATTACAAACCATCTCTCATCTTATCTCTACCAGGAAGTGCCTTTGAAGGTGGCGAGGTGGACGATGTGTACACCTTCGTGAAGAGTATAGACTACCCAAGAGACCCAGAGACCAATCAAATCACTGCTGCCATACATCCCCAACTACAGGTTCAGGAACCTTCTGCTCTTGTATATAATTGAACCTTCCTGCAGTTGGTTAAAGTCCTGTACATGGACCCTTCAATGCATAgctgctgcagcaccccctgataaATTGAAATACTTTTTCCATAATTAGGCAACAAAAATCAAATGTTTTCTCCTAAAGTTATATTACTCCTGTCTGAACAGTCATAAATGACATAATTCAAAATACTAAACCAGAGTGcataatttagccacagaggataaATAGCTTCTAAAAATTAGCTGTGGATTAAGTTTTATCACAAGCACTTACAGTCGGGAAGTCGGCAATTTGGGCAGCATGCGAGCCAAGTATAAAACAGCTTGTTGAGTTGTGGCCATAGACATAATCCCCAAAAATGATTTTAGAACCTCTAACCATGGGAACTTTGACtgttaaactcatgggtacactatCAATGGCTGCCAGTTCTGACATGAATGGGAACTGTCATTTttggattatatttctatgggtgGTTGCAGCTGCCAGTTTGCCTTTCGCAAATTTCCAAATACAATTTCGAGAAAAACGTAGGCCTACCGTTTGAAAAGTAAATGCCTACTGCCCGAAAAATTTGAAACAACTTTTGAATGAGTCTGAGTAAATAGCATTGTTTTTCAAAGTAGCTTATCTTGAGATATTGGCACGAGCTCATCGGCCATCACCGGTGAGTAACCTCTGCTTCATCTTCATCATTGGGTGAATCAGTGCCACTGGGAAGTGtatattgtagcctactgtagcctatactatatactgtatactacatatcAGGGTTTCCGATTATGACAAATTGACGCCGGACAAGTCGTTGGGAAGGTTTTTATTTATCGGACATTTGAGAAATTTACCGGTAGTTCATATGCATTGGGTGCTTAATCCATTAGAGCGTCCACCCATGCAGCCAACGCCAACAATAAACTATGGATAACTATGGATAATAAACATGTGTACATGTCCTTAAAAACAGCCTATAACAAATTACAAAAACCCTATTCATTTTGTTTCCATGTTTAGCATAAGCAAAACTTCATagcatatttttgttttttttgtttcctAAAACAATAATTGTCCACCTCGCGGTTCAGCTGTCAGAGATTTGTACGCTAAATGCATCGTGTAGGCTTAGGTGTCCACTATATGCTATATTATGCAGCCACACCGTTTCAACATTTTATTAGGGCAATATTGAAAGTAAGTCAAGCCATTGTTTATAGGGAAAATATGAGTAGAATATTATATCAAGGCAGACACAACATTACAGTTGGAATGTAATTTGGCAAAAGAAAAtttaaacaaaaatgtaaacaaatttaAACAGTCTAGATTTAAACAGTCTATATTGCAGAAATGACCAAGAAAGGCAAGTGCCTACCGTACTCAACACATGCTGACAGCTATAGGCTATTGATATTTATTTTACAAAAGTTACTTATAACACATCTTAAGTTAAATACAGAGCACATAATTAAAAAGAGAGCTCAAACTTAATTTAGCCAACATAAATGTCTCAGCAGAATGAAACAAAACACATTTAGCATATTTCAAGAATTGGTTTAGATGAATAAATAGGTCTACaataatttattttacctttatttaacttgcaaccttcctggttactagtccaacgctctaaccactaggctaccctgccgccccagggcaaCAATGATATGCAGTAAagatacaaaaaaaataaaagttcAAAAATGGCTTCCTACCTGAATAGCATGCTGCACTGTTCAGACACATCAG containing:
- the LOC115137305 gene encoding N-acyl-aromatic-L-amino acid amidohydrolase (carboxylate-forming) B-like isoform X1; translated protein: MEIPGYAGRHDARLQRKQSAFHGSTTVSMEPVSLPPQSRVALCGGTHGNEMSGVYLVRELQKLEKVGSATLTTVISNPRAVQMCKRYTDVDLNRCFTDAILSSPVTDATPYEVRRAQELNTLLGPKGSAGAMDLVCDLHNTTANMGLCLISYSAQDWVILHIYRQIQRKITSAPVRFILLDLPLADAYSQDSLGKHGFSIEVGPQPHGVVRADIFNIMKEAVDQTLDWVQCFNSGSAFEGGEVDDVYTFVKSIDYPRDPETNQITAAIHPQLQDRDFCLLHPGDPMFLMFSGEIVKYEGVEVLHPYFVNECAYYEKSIAFHLARKMTLTIPPLRVKRD
- the LOC115137305 gene encoding N-acyl-aromatic-L-amino acid amidohydrolase (carboxylate-forming) B-like isoform X2, with product MEPVSLPPQSRVALCGGTHGNEMSGVYLVRELQKLEKVGSATLTTVISNPRAVQMCKRYTDVDLNRCFTDAILSSPVTDATPYEVRRAQELNTLLGPKGSAGAMDLVCDLHNTTANMGLCLISYSAQDWVILHIYRQIQRKITSAPVRFILLDLPLADAYSQDSLGKHGFSIEVGPQPHGVVRADIFNIMKEAVDQTLDWVQCFNSGSAFEGGEVDDVYTFVKSIDYPRDPETNQITAAIHPQLQDRDFCLLHPGDPMFLMFSGEIVKYEGVEVLHPYFVNECAYYEKSIAFHLARKMTLTIPPLRVKRD